Part of the Alphaproteobacteria bacterium CG11_big_fil_rev_8_21_14_0_20_39_49 genome is shown below.
CTATATAGAAATTATGCCTTTGTTAATGTCATCCTCGTTCCCCCCCAATTTTCGAGGATGACATGTCCTTCCCAAAAAACTAGACAAATTGATTCGATAATGTTATAAGGCGGTCGTTTAAAGCTCTGGATTTACGTTCCGGATTTCGCTATATAAGGATTATTATTATGTCAAAATATGTCGTTTCGGCAATGTATCACTTTGCCACTCTAACCGATTTTGAAGATCTTAAAGAGCCGCTCCTGAAGGCTATGCAAGATAATAACGTAAAAGGAAGCCTGCTGCTTGCCCGTGAGGGTATCAACGGAACGGTTGCATCTACCGAACAAGGTATAAAGGCACTGCACCTATATATCAAATCAGACCCAAGACTTGCAGCCATAGTTACCAAAGAATCATATGCCGATAAAATACCGTTTGCCCGTGCTAAAGTACGCTTGAAAAAAGAAATAGTGACTATGGGTGTTGAGGATATAGACCCTCAACATATAGTCGGAACATATGTAAAACCAAAAGACTGGAACGCACTTATCAGCAACCCTGATGTGGTTACTATCGATACCAGAAATAAGTATGAAACCGCTATCGGTACTTTTAAAAACGCAGTTGACCCGCAAACCGAGATGTTCCGCCAGTTCCCTAAATACGCACAGGATAACTTTGATAAGCTCAAAGGCAAGAAGGTTGCCATGTTCTGTACCGGCGGTATAAGGTGTGAAAAATCTACGGCATACCTAAAGCAGCTCGGTGTTAAAGATGTCTACCATTTAGAGGGCGGTATCCTAAAATATCTGGAAGAAGTAGATGAAGATGAATCTTTATGGGAAGGTGAATGCTTTGTTTTCGATTCACGTGTTGCGGTAAAACACAGGCTGGAACAGGGGCGGTATGACCAGTGCTTTGCATGTCGTATGCCTGTTACGCAAGAAGATAAACAACACGAACACTACACCGAAGGTGTAAGCTGTCACCATTGCTACGATGAAAAATCAGATGAACAAAGAAAACGCTATGCCCAAAGACAAAAGCAGATAGCCATAGCAAAAGAATACGGCGAAGAACATATCGGCGGTGAAATGGCTTCTTTAATAGCAAAAAGAAGATTGATAAAAAAACAAAGGAAGCAGGAGGGGGTACGCTAATTAAGGCTTACTAGCGTTCCATTATTTTATTTACGCTTCCTGTTGATTGGGTAAGTGACCGATTATATCGCCCGTGTAGTTCCTCCACTTTTTTTGCGATAGCCGGAAAGGTCGCTTTTGTGCCTTCAGGGTCAATTGCCATTTCCTCAACAAATTGTGCGTGTATCTCACATGCTTTTTTTACATTAGGGCTGCTAGGCTGATTTGCATTGCGTGCGGAGGATATTTTGCTAGCAAATTTCTCTAATTGAGGATTGCCATTATTGTTAAAATAATCCCTTTCGAAAGCCCTGATTAGTGCATTACTATCAAATATGCCTTGGGTTTTTTCGCCACTCATCAAATCATGCTGAAAAGCGTAGGCAGATGAGTGTATAAATGATCTTAACGTATCTTGTATGGGTACAGCTTCATTGACATTGTAGACCAATGCGGCTTTTGCAGGAGGAGCATACATTGAATCGTTATTAGTAAGTGGAATACGGGGATCTTCGATAAAAAACACTTTGTTTACCGAATTGCTTTTTGACGTTGAACGAAGTACGTCACGCACAAGAGGGTAAGTGGAACTGCTTTTTATGAGATTCCCGATAGCTCCGACTACTTTTTTCCGATGCGTAGGTGAAATATTTTTATCAAACGTTATCTTGCCTACAATACCCTTTTGTATAATAGCAGACTCTTGGCTAAAGCTTAGTTGTGGAGCGGCTTTTTTTTGTAGGGAAAAACTCTCTAAGCCTAATCTTTCTAAAACCCCCCCCTGCCCGAATGAAGCAAAGTCCTGCTTTTGTAGAAGTTCATTACGTATCCCCTGAGGTTTTGCGGCGATAGGAAAATTCTTTTCAATATGTGATTCGATATGCAACGTTATATTTGCATTATTTTTATCATCACCTGCCGCTTGTGTGTTAGATGGATCAAGCCTGTTCCTTACAGATGAAAAAATTTTTGCTATATCTTTGCTTTGCAAGGGTGGTTTTGGCGGCATAAATCACTTTCTCATAATTTTGGAAATTGGAAGTCTAGCATAAAAAATTAGCTTCCTGCAAGAGGATAGTAAATTATGATAAGTATATTGTTCGAAAATATTTATATAAAGAGTAAAACCGTTTCGGAATTGTACGTTTAATGTTTGAGTAATTAGAACTAGTTGTTTTGTCATGCTGAATTTATTTCAGCATCTCATTTTACTTTGAAAAGACCATTAAACGTACAATTCCGAAACGGTTTTTAGTGAACAATGCCTATAATAAAATTCAACGATTCTCAACTCAGGCGTTTTTCTCTTGTTCCTATACGTTCTACCCATAACTGTTCGGCGAGGGCTTTTTTGCCCTTTATACGCTCTCTAAGGTCAAGTGTCCTTGATCGCCAGCCGGTTTGCTGTCCTTGCGGCGATACCGTTCTCCGCCATTTTTCAGGGCCAAGCTGTAACGCCTTTTCCTTCTTTCTGCGTAATTGCCTTATCTTGTTGTTCTCACGCTTATATTTTTCAATGGGACCGTCTGACGCACCTTTTACAAGACCCATTTTACGCACATGGTTCATTATAAGCTGAAGGCGTTTTTGTTTCTGTCTGGAAAGTTTTCTGCGTAGCTGACGGCGGGTGCTTGCCGTAATTAACACGCCGCCGAATGAAACTGCATATACTTTATCGGTTTTGTCCCAAAGGCTTTCTACGCCTTCAAAAAAGTCGCCAAGCACTAATGAGGCGGCTGCTATACCCGCCTCGACATAACGCCCTGCAACTAACGCCATACCTCCGGTTACAACATCAATAGCGGTTAAGCCTCTTGACGCACTTAGCCGGTTAGCCTCACTTGCGTCTATCCTATGGACGGTTTCTCCGCCCATGCTGCGACCGCCGCTACCCCTTGAACGCCCGCTCGATACCTGTTCTTGGAATGATTTTTTCTTAGTGACCTCTTTTTGCATAAGGCGGTATTCTTCCTGAAGAAGACGATCCATCTCATATGTAACTTCGGCTCTGTTAGGTCCTTCAATTAGATATTCACCTCTGGCAGAAGCAAATTTACCTATATATAGTTGCTTGCTATTGTCGTACGAGATTTGCATCTCTGAAGCGAAAAGCTGAGTTGATTTTAGCGTCGACAGTAAATAATCTTCTCTCATGCGACAATTTATATAGCGTTATTTAAAACTTACGTTTGTGTTACCGATAAAACATAAAACGATATTGTAGCATAAAAAAGCAGAAATATCTTGAGTTTTCACTTTAGGGGTCATTAAAAAATATAAATGTTTTATTAGGGAGGGTGATTTTTATTTTGTTTCAATAGCCGACTGCAAGATAATACTTGCCGCTACCTTATCATCAAGACTCTGACGTTTTTTGCGGGTCATGCCGGTTTCCGATAACGCACGTGTTGCCGCCGCAGTTGACATACGTTCATCTTTGAGCAATATAGGAAGCCCTGTTTTTTTATTCAGTTTATCGGCAAAATTACGCACCGATTCGCAGTTCTCATTTTCCGAACCGTCCATCTCCAACGGCAGACCGATAACTATTGCAACAATGCAGTTATCCTTGCAAAGCTTGCCTAAATGCCCCATATCCTTGCTTATATTGCGACGCTGATATATCTCCATCGGGCTTGAGATAATACGTTCGGCATCGCATATAGCAATCCCTATCTTGGCTTTCCCCATGTCCAGACCCAACAAAGCACCGCTTGTTTGAATATACTCAAAGAACTCTTTTGTGTTAACAGTTATCATTTACTTGATTTTATCGCCCATAAGTATTAATAAATACTACACTTATTATTGTAAAAACAGAGAAAATAGCATGTCTTTATCAGAAAAAGAAGTAAGAAAGATAGCAAAACTATCACGAATCAAATTAACAGATGAAAAAGTAGTACATTTTCAAGAAGAGCTTTCCAAAATACTAAAATGGGTAGAGCAGTTACAGGAAGTCAATACCGATAAAGTTCCGCCTATGGCATCGGTAGTAAATATGCAGTCACCCAGCCGTGAAGATAAGGTAACTGACGGCGGTTGCCGTGATGATATTCTCGCAAATGCTCCGGACAGCCAATACGGCTATTTCGTAGTACCCAAGGTGGTGGAGTAGTAATTGTCATGCTGAACTTGTTTCAGCATCTAATGAAATAAAAAGTAGATACTGAAATAAATTCAGTATGACACAAGAAGGAAGAAAATAATGACACAACTAAACAGACTTACAATAACAGAAGCATTGGCAGGATTAAAAAACGGGGATTTTAACTCCGAGGAATTAACGAAAGCTCATATTGATGCGGTGGAAAAAGAAGAACTGAATGCTTTCGTGGTAAAAACACCCGAAATAGCCTTACAGCAGGCGAAGGATTCCGATAAAAGGCGTAAAGAGGGTAAGGTAGGTAAATTGGAGGGCATACCTGTCGGTGTAAAAGACCTGTTCTGCACCAAAGGAGTTAGGTCAACATCATGCTCGCACATCTTGGACGGATTCACTCCTACTTATGAATCAACCGTTACCTCTAATTTGTTTTCGCAAGGTGCGGTGATGCTCGGTAAGACTAATATGGACGAGTTTGCCATGGGTTCGGGCAACCTTAACAGCTATTACGGTTCTGTAAAAAATCCATGGAAAAGAAAAGGTGATGATACTGCCCTTGTGCCGGGTGGTTCGTCGGGCGGTTCGGCTGCAGCCGTTTCGGCTCACTTATGCATGGGTGCGTTAGGAAGTGATACGGGCGGTTCTATCCGTCAGCCTGCGGCATTTTGCGGTAATGTGGGAATTAAGCCTACATACGGACGCTGTTCACGTTGGGGCATGATAGCTTTTGCAAGCTCACTTGATCAGGCAGGCGTGTTTACCCGTTCTGTAAAAGATGCTGCCATAATGCTGGAAGCTATTTGCGGATATGATGAAAAAGATTCCACCTCAACCCCTATGGAAACTCCGGGCTTTTCAAAAGCCGTCGGCAAAGATATAAAAGGTCTGAAGATAGGTATCCCCAAAGAATACCATCAGGACGGCATGTCACCTGAAATAGAGAAATTATGGGAAAACGGCAAGAATATGCTAAAAGCAGCAGGTGCAAAAATTGTGGATATATCATTGCCGCATACAAAATACGCCCTGCCTACCTATTATATTATCGCCCCTGCGGAAGCCTCTGCCAACCTGTCACGTTATGACGGCGTGCGTTATGGTTTGCGTGTGCTTGAAAAAGGTATGTCACTAGATGAAATGTATGAGGCGACACGCTCCGAGGGTTTCGGTGATGAGGTAAAACGCCGTATCATGATAGGTACATATGTGCTATCGGCAGGATATTATGATGCCTATTATAAGAAGGCTCAAAAAATACGTACACTGATAGCAAGGGATTTTGACGAAGCTTATAAAAAATGCGATGTGATATTAACCCCTGCAACCCCTACGGCAGCTTTTGCAGCAGGTGAGAAGATGGATCCTGTAACTATGTATTTAAATGACGTTTTCACCGTTCCTGCATCTTTGGCAGGATTACCGGGAATGTCAATCCCTACAGGCTTGAACAACGAAGGTCTGCCGCTTGGATTACAATTAATCGGAAGGTCGTTTGATGAGGAAACGCTGTTCAAGGTAGCAGGTGCGTTAGAAAAGGCTGCGGGGTTTAAGGGGCTGTAGGTAATATTACTTCTATAAACGTCATCCTATGGCTTGACCATAGGATCCAAGAAATATACGAATGCATGCACTTTGTGCATACTTATTTATGCTTCTTGGATTCCAAATCAAGTTTGGAATGACAATAGATCCTCCTAGCATAAAGCGGGGGAGTGACATGTGGGACTATTTTAACAAACGAATGACTAACAACTAATAACCAGAAAAAATATTATGACACAGATTATTAAAGGAAATACGGGCGATTGGGAAATTGTAATAGGACTTGAAGTACATGCCCAGATAACCTCGGAATCAAAATTATTCTCAGGCTCATCAACTTTTTTCGGAGCGGAGCCGAACACGCAGGTGTCACTAGTAGATACTGCCATGCCCGGAATGTTACCGGTGTTAAACAAGGAATGTGTGCGTCAGGCTGTACGTACCGGTTTGGGCTTAAAGGCAAAAATAAATTTACGCTCCATATTTGACAGGAAAAACTATTTTTATGCCGACCTGCCGCAAGGATATCAGATATCGCAATTTTCCGACCCCATAGTGGGCGAGGGAACGGTTGTACTTGATATGAAAGACGGCTCCACACGTGAAGTGGGCGTTGAGCGTATCCATATTGAGCAGGACGCAGGCAAATCAATGCACGACCAGTCACCCGACAGCTCGTTTATAGACCTTAACCGTTCGGGCATCGCTTTAATGGAGATAGTCTCAAAACCCGATATGCGTTCGGGCGAGGAAGCTGCCGAATATATGAAAAAACTACGCACCATTCTTCGTTATCTGGGAACTTGTGACGGTGATATGGAAAAAGGTTCTATGCGTTGTGATGCTAACGTTTCGGTGCGTCCCGTAGGTTCCGATGAACTGCGTACCAGATGCGAGATAAAAAACCTAAACTCGGTGCGTTTCTTACAGCAGGCTATAGCATACGAGGCAAACCGCCATGTGGAAGTATATGAAACGGGCGGCAAGATAGATCAGGAAACACGTCTTTTTGATTCGGTAAAGGGGGAAACAAGAACAATGAGGAGCAAGGAAGATGCTCATGACTACCGCTACTTCCCCGACCCTGATTTACTTCCTTTAGAGCTTACTGAAGAATATGTACAAAAATTGCGTGATACGCTGCCTGAATTGCCGGACGAGAAAAAAGAACGTTACGTTATACATATGGGGCTTTCAGCATATGATGCTTCTGTTATCGTAGCTGATAAGACAACCGCCGAATATTTCGAGGAAGTGGCAAAAGGACACGACCCTAAACTTGCCGCTAACTGGGTGACTGGGGAGTTGTTCGGTGCTTTGAAAAAAGGCGGTCATGATATTGAGGACTCACCTGTTTCAGCTACGCAATTAGGCGGTCTTCTTGATCTTATTAAGGATAATACGATATCCGGCAAGATGGCAAAGGAAGTATTTGCCATCATGTATGAAACCGGTAAGGACGCAGATGCTATAGTTGAGGAAAAAGGTCTAAAACAAGTGACCGATACGGGTGCTATAGAACAAATGATAGACGAGATATTAGACTCAAATCAGGATAAAGTTGAACAATACCGTTCGGGTAAGGATAAATTATTCGGGTTTTTTGTAGGGCAAACTATGAAAGCTTCGCAAGGAAAAGCCAATCCGCAGGTAGTGAACGAAATATTAAAGAAAAAGCTGGCAGCCTAGGCTTGCAAACAGAGTATTATATTATGACATATCCTGAAGTTTTTTTTGACTGTGACAAAGTGTGTTCCTTTGAGGATTCTAAGGAACAACCAAAGCATCTTGTCCTCAGGCAAAAAAGTGAGCCTGCTAGGTTGCATATTGAAAATTTAAAAAACGTTAACCTGACCGCAAAAGAAAGTGATTTTGACCAGTTTGTCGATATTGAATCTACCGATTATGATAAATCCATCTATGAAAAAGGCGGTGAAGTTAATATGAAAGAGGCACATTCTTCATTATCTAAATTAAAAAACCGTATTGACTATTCTTATGCAGAAAGTTATGCACCGCAACTTGCCAAAAGATATTGGCAGGAACTGGAAGATGAAAGAAGAGAAATCGAAAGTTGGCAACATTCGGGGCGATAATTATTTTGCCGTCCAGCCGCCATCTATCGATATTGAAGAGCCTGTTATAGTTCCGGCTTCTTGGGTACATAAAAAGTTAACCATGTTACCTATCTGGTGAACCTGAACAAATTTCTTTGCAGGCTGTTTTTCCGAGAGAAGTTTTATTTCCGCCTCTTTTATGGATATATTTTCATTTGCGGCAATTGCATCTATCTGTTTTTGTACAAGCGGGGTTAATACCCAGCCCGGACAAATAGCATTGCAGGTGATTTCAGATTCCGCATTTTCAAGTGCAACTACCTTTGTAAGACCGATAATTCCATGTTTTGCGGCAACATAAGCGGCTTTTTTCGGTGAGGCCACTAAGCCGTGTGCAGAAGCTATATTCACTATGCGACCGAACTTCTGCTTTTGCATATAAGGAACTGCCGCCTTTATAGTATGAAAAGATGAAGAAAGGTTTATCGCAATTATAGAGTCCCATTTCTCATTAGGGAAATCTTCAATATTGTCTACATGCTGTATGCCTGCATTATTTACAAGCAGATCAATCGAACCGAACTTATTGACCGTATCATCAACCATTTTATGAATCTGCTCAGGCTTGGTCATATCGGCATCGGAATATGATGTGGATATTCCGCTTTGTTCCAGATATCTTTGCAGTTCTTTGATTTCCTCCGCATTGCCAAAACCGTTTATAACAATGTTATATCCGTTTTGAGCCATAACTTCCGCTATTCCCCTTCCGATACCGCTTGTTGAACCGGTAATCAATGCAGTTTTGTTTTGTGCCATATCATTAATTAAGTTTCGGTTTTACTTTAGTCCGTACAATTATCTGCTCAAGGCTGTTCTTTGTAATACCTCTAACGTCCTTTAAAGTAGCTTTATATAGGATAGCTCCGCTGGTATCGGTTCTGTGCATACGAGTGTTTACAAATTGTGCCTTATATAAATTGCTCTGTATCAGGTTAGTACCCTCAAGGTTGGTGTTCGTAAAATTCGCTCCGACAAGGCTTGAACGCCATAATTCGGCTCCCCTCAGGTCGGCGTTAGTAAAATTTGCTTTGTCCAGCTTAGAACCGCGCATGTAGGTTCTGTTTAGTATGGCATCCTCAAAATTAGCCATTTGTATGGTTGCCTTTTCCAGATTAGCTCTGGAAAGATCCGCACCTTTGAAATTAACCTGATTTAAGATAGCGTCCGTAAAATTGGTTTTCTCAAATAATCCGTAAGAAAGATTAGCACCGCTTAAATTTATACCCGTTAAGTCAAGATCTTCCATATTCATATAAGACAGATCCTTCTTTTCTTGTAAGGCTTTCTCTATATCTTTTACAGAGGTGAATACGCCAAGTTCCTGCAACTCTTTGATTCTGGTCTCAAGACCCATAGTACTAAACAATAACATATTCTTAAGATTAGAGTTTGAAATATCTGTTTTTGCAAAGTTAGAATAGCGTACGTTCGCTCCCTGAAGGTTAGAGTTATCAAACTTTGCTCCTATAAGGTCGGAGTTCCATATTGCAGCTTGCCTCAAGTCACTGTCCTTTAAATTGACCGACCTTAAATCGGTCTTGTCAAAATTTACCGCTTTTAAATTCGCATTTGTAAGATCGGAAAGACGTAAAATAGTTTCATAAAATGAAGACTTCTCAAGATTAGCTCCGGCAAGCTTTGTTCTGGTCATGTTTGCACTTTTAAACTCAGACTCGACTGCCTGTAAAAAAAGTAAATTTGAATCCTCAAGGTTAGCACCTGTAAAATCGGTTTTGTTAGCGATAGCTTTACGTAAATTCACAGACTTTATATTAGAGCCGGAAAAATTTGATCTGCTTAAGTCACTTTCAGACATGTCGGAGCTTTGGAAAATAGAATAATACGCAATCGTATCGGTAATCTGAGTATTACTTAAATTTGCCTTGTAGAACTTTGCCCTCGATATCAAAGCTCCCGTCATATCGGCTGATTTAAAGTTAGTATAAAATGCCCTTGCTCCCTGAAAGTCCGAACTTTCCAAATACGCATCGGCAAAATTAGCCCTCTCCAGATTGGATTCTTTTAGGTCGGCTCCGTACATGTTTGCCTCATTAAAGTTAACTCCCTTTAATTCGGAACCATGAAGCTTTATATTTTCAAGGTTTGCCTTATAAAAATCAGCCTTGTTCAGCTTACTGTTAAAAAATGATACGTTCTTTAACTTTGAATGCCGGAAGTTAGTATTCTCTGCAGTGGATTCTCGGATATCACAATTGGTAAGGTCGGTATATGAAAAGTCCGCACCATTAAGATTAGCGGATGTGAGGTCGGATTCGATAAGGTTCACCTTTGATAAATTAGCATTACTAAGGTTAGCTCCGTATAAACTTGCCTCACGCAAATTGGCTCCGCTTAAATTAACTCCGCTAAGATCCGTGCTGGATAAGAAAAGTTCGGTAAAATCAGTACCGAACTTTTTAATGAGGTCAGGGGTCTTATTTAGTTTACGCTGCTCGAAAATAAATTCCTCTATTTCCTCAACAGTAGGACGGGCATATGAGAAGTCCGGCTTAAAAAGAATAACCGCAAAACTAAAAAATAAAATTCTGATATATACATTCATACTCTTTTGTCCAAATAACATTATGTGGCGTTTTCGTTAAATGCACTTTAGAGTTTATATATATTATAAATAACTTTCTATAAGTTTTTCCGCTATCTGTACGGCATTTAACGCAGCCCCTTTTCTTACATTATCAGAAACTACCCAAATGTTAAGACCATTTTCAACTGTTTTGTCTTTTCTTATACGAGAAACAAAAACATCATCTTCCCTTGCACACTCTATAGGGGTTGCATAATGACCTTCAATAGGGTTGTCAATAACGGTTACACCGCTTGCCTCACGCAGGATATCCCTAGCCTGTCCGACTTCCATAGGGCTTTCAAACTCTATATTTATCGATTCGGCATGGCAGTTAAATACGGGAACTCTCACACAAGTAACGCTGACACCTATATTAGGGTCAAGTATCTTGTGGGTCTCATTAACCATTTTTAATTCTTCCTTCGTATAGTCATCATCGGCAAAAACATCAATTTGCGGAATTACGTTAAATGCCATCTGGCGTGCAAAATTGATCGGAGGTAATTTTTGGTTCATGTAAATACCTTTGGTCTGGTTGAACAACTCGTCCATCGCAGCCTTGCCCGCACCGGAGACCGATTGATATGTAGACACCACTATCCTTTTTATCCTTGATACGTCATGTAACGGCTTCAACGCAACAAGCATCTGTATGGTAGAGCAGTTAGGGTTTGCTATTATGTTTTTTTTCTTATAATCGGCAATAGCATCAGGGTTAACCTCAGGCACAACCAAAGGCACGTCCGGATCCATACGGAAATATGAAGTATTGTCTATCACTACACAGCCTGCCTTGGCAGCGCGAGGAGCATGAACGGCAGATACCGCACCGCCGGGTGAAAATAACGCAATGTCGGTACCGGTAAAATCATAGTCATCAAGCACCTGAGCTTTTAATATCTTCGTATCACCAAAGCTGACATTCTTGCCTTTTGAATTCTTTGAGGCAAGTGCAACTACTTCGGAAACAGGGAATTTACGTTCCCATAAAATGCTTAATATTTCCCTTCCGACATTACCCGTAGCACCGGCTACCGCTATTTTGTATGACATTTGTAAATCCTTATATTTTTAAGTAGTGCCTGTATATTGTTTTTTGTCATATTTTGCAAGAATTATAACAAAAAAACAGAGCGTTTTATACATGGTTTAGAGTGTCCTTTCTAATAATTGTCATTCAGAACTTGCTTTGTTCATCTTTTTCGTAATATCGCTACAACGCCGGAAAAGTTGAAAACACCTTGTTTTTAAAAATCCGGTTGGTAGAATGTCTTCTAAATAAGTTATCACTGACATATACACTAAAAAATATTATTTAGTGTATATGTGTTTAAATATTTTGATATTAACTAATGTGTAATATGTTCAATGTCTCGTAATAATAGCCTTACATTTATTGACTTATTTGCCGGCATTGGTGGAATCCGAATCGGATTTGAGGAGGTTTTTGGCGAATGCTTATTTTCTTCAGAATTTGATAAACACGCTCAGATTACTTATAAAGAAAATTTCGGACATATTCCTCAAGGAGATATAACTCTCATAGATGAAAAATCTATACCGAATTTTGATATATTATTAGCCGGTTTTCCATGCCAGCCTTTCTCAAATGCAGGTTTAAAATTGGGCTTTGAAGATACAAGGGGAACTTTATTCTTTCATATAGCAAAAATTCTGGATTATCATCGCCCTGAAATCGTTTTTCTTGAAAATGTTAAAGGACTGAAAAGCCATAACAAAGGTCAAACATATAAAATTATAGAAAAAACATTAGAGGATATGGGCTATAATGTTTATTCCAAAGTCTTAAATGCTAAAGATTTTGGAGTTCCTCAAAACAGAGAACGAATATATATTATAGGGTTTAAACAAAATGTGAACTTTTCATTTCCTAAGCCCTGCTACACAGAAACACGGCTAGGAAATATACTAGAACCTGAGGTTAATGAAAAATATACAATATCTGATAGACTGTGGGCCGGGCATCAAAGGCGAAAAAAAGAACACCTTGCTAAAGGAAATGGTTTTGGTTATTCATTATTTAACCATGACTCTAAGTACACAAGTACAATTTCAGCAAGGTACTATAAAGACGGCTCTGAAATCTTAATTGAACAGGATAATAAAAACCCGAGAAAAATTACTCCTAGAGAAGCGGCGAGGTTACAAGGATTTCCCGAGTGGTTTAAAATACCGGTTAGCGATACGCAGGCATATAAACAATTTGGCAACAGTGTTTGCGTCCCTGTAATAAATGCGATAGCAAACCAGATAAAATCTGCACTAGAAAAACCAAGAATTCATTATAAACCAAAAGAAATTGACTTATTTAATTATAGTTATGAAAATAGAAAAATTGCATATTACTAAAGAAAAAACTGACATTAATTTAAACTTTTACTTCTTTTTAAAACTTATAGTAAAACTTAAAGCTACAAACAACCAAGTTTTACAAGTATTGGAAACCATAAACTTATTTAAAAATGATATTGACGAATTAATCGAAAGTTTCAATGATATTTTTGCTAAATCACAAAATAAGCTTGCATTAATTCAAGAAATCAGTCTGCGATTAACAAAACAACAAGATATTGAAATATTTGATTTCAGTTTAAGGCTATGCCAGATAAAAGACTTGTTACTCCAAGAGGCTAAAATTTCAGAAACACTAGACCTTAATAGCCTTTCTAAGCTAGACCCTCTTTCATTAGAATGTGATAAGATATCTGTTTTAAAACCCTATAAAACTAGAGTTAGCGGAGCATTGCTATCATTGTTGTTTTTTGAAAAAATAAATGAAGGCAATATAAATTTGTTATCAGTAGATGCAATTGGTGTATTAAAACAACTTTCCAAACAGGTACAGAAACTTCAAAAACAAGGATTAGAATCTAATCAAATATTCATGTTAATGTTTAGTGAGTCGATAAATCAATCAATTATTTCCGATTCAGGTTCAAACTATGAAAGTAGAATATTGTCCGTTCTTAATACGAGCGGAATTAAAAACATTACAAAAGTACATGACAAAGGAGATAAAAGCACTGAATACGACTTTTTCTTTGAAATTGATAATAAAACCTATGGTATCGGAGCAAAACGCACCTTAAGAGAGCGTTATAAGCAATTTATCAAAACAGCTCATACAAGCAAAATTGACGTTTCTATTGAAATAACGATAGGCTGGGATTTAAACGAAGAAAAAGCAAAAACAATTGTTCAACATGATACGTATATTTTTGTTGCAGATGAAGTTTATAATTCAAGAAAATATTTAAAAAATATGGATAAGGTTTACTCTGCTAAGAATTTGAATATCGAAACACTAA
Proteins encoded:
- a CDS encoding DNA (cytosine-5-)-methyltransferase; amino-acid sequence: MSRNNSLTFIDLFAGIGGIRIGFEEVFGECLFSSEFDKHAQITYKENFGHIPQGDITLIDEKSIPNFDILLAGFPCQPFSNAGLKLGFEDTRGTLFFHIAKILDYHRPEIVFLENVKGLKSHNKGQTYKIIEKTLEDMGYNVYSKVLNAKDFGVPQNRERIYIIGFKQNVNFSFPKPCYTETRLGNILEPEVNEKYTISDRLWAGHQRRKKEHLAKGNGFGYSLFNHDSKYTSTISARYYKDGSEILIEQDNKNPRKITPREAARLQGFPEWFKIPVSDTQAYKQFGNSVCVPVINAIANQIKSALEKPRIHYKPKEIDLFNYSYENRKIAYY